A stretch of the Archangium violaceum genome encodes the following:
- a CDS encoding alpha/beta hydrolase — protein sequence MKGVLETQEMHSPALESNPLGDPARRQLLVYLPPGYAQGNHRYPTAYFLNAFSASGKSWTNFSAFSVSVPERLDALVAAGTIPPVIGVFPDGWTSLGGSQWVNSDAIGRYRDFLAKDVVGLVDRTYRTLPRPAARAVLGHSSGGYGALVMGRYHPELFSHLSAQSPDAYFEYCYLPDLPKAASALLKAGGVEAWYQDFIRRSRETKARGDDFAVINMLAMAAAYSPKKGEPLNLEMPFDAQTGRMRLEVWNRWLVHDPVRFVPKFVDAFRKLKTVFIDCGSRDEFNLRWGARMVAEDLKAGGVEVIHEEFEDGHTGVNYRFERSLSVIGPRLALE from the coding sequence ATGAAGGGAGTCCTCGAGACGCAGGAGATGCACTCGCCGGCGCTGGAGTCGAATCCATTGGGAGACCCGGCGCGGCGGCAGCTGTTGGTGTACCTGCCCCCTGGTTATGCCCAGGGCAATCACCGCTACCCGACGGCGTATTTCCTGAATGCGTTCAGCGCGAGCGGCAAGTCGTGGACGAACTTCTCCGCGTTCTCGGTGAGCGTGCCCGAGCGGCTGGACGCGCTCGTGGCGGCGGGCACGATTCCTCCGGTCATCGGCGTGTTCCCGGACGGCTGGACGTCGCTGGGCGGGAGCCAGTGGGTGAACAGCGACGCCATCGGCCGCTACCGCGACTTCCTGGCCAAGGACGTGGTGGGCCTCGTGGACCGCACGTACCGCACATTGCCCAGGCCGGCGGCGCGCGCGGTGCTGGGGCACAGCTCGGGCGGGTACGGCGCGCTGGTGATGGGCCGCTACCACCCGGAGCTCTTCTCTCACCTGAGCGCGCAGTCGCCGGATGCGTACTTCGAGTATTGCTACCTGCCGGATCTCCCCAAGGCGGCCTCGGCGCTGCTCAAGGCGGGCGGGGTGGAGGCGTGGTACCAGGACTTCATCCGGCGCTCGCGCGAGACCAAGGCCCGCGGCGATGACTTCGCGGTCATCAACATGCTGGCCATGGCGGCGGCTTATTCGCCGAAGAAGGGCGAGCCGCTCAACCTGGAGATGCCCTTCGATGCGCAGACGGGCCGGATGCGGCTGGAGGTGTGGAACCGCTGGCTGGTGCACGATCCCGTGCGCTTCGTGCCCAAGTTCGTGGACGCGTTCCGCAAGCTGAAGACCGTCTTCATCGACTGCGGCAGCCGCGACGAGTTCAACCTGCGCTGGGGTGCGCGCATGGTCGCCGAGGACCTCAAGGCCGGTGGCGTCGAGGTCATTCACGAGGAGTTCGAGGACGGCCACACAGGCGTCAACTACCGCTTCGAGCGCTCCCTGTCGGTGATCGGCCCGAGGCTCGCGCTCGAGTAG
- a CDS encoding lysine 5,6-aminomutase subunit alpha, giving the protein MPGPFIEDARIAHARKLAEDITEPIFELIRRHTTVSIERTVLRFFGISDAGPGGVPLANLMVDRLKAAGVLNRGAAYWYGRALQMGARSPLEAVERLTALPAEKLGPLSPEMEHNIREAVQDEARAAMDDLKSRIAQRDALRKELGNSPAPHKYVIVATGNIYDDVDQARAAAQAGADIIAVIRSTAQSLLDYVPHGATTEGYGGTYATQENFRIMREALDDEGRKLNRYIQLTNYSSGLCMAEIAFAAAYERLDMLLNDAMYGILFRDINMRRTFIDQYFSRRICALAGIIINTGEDNYITTADAYEAAHTVIASQFINESFAKRAGLKDWQLGLGHSYEIDPYRPETLLLELSQAMLIRRCFPDAPLKYMPPTKHKETDIFFSHAYDVMADLVAIWTRQGIQLLGMMTEAMHTPLLADRYVALKAASYIYRAAAGIDEEFTVREDGKIANRAREVFGRAMELLEECQKDGMVAAIGRGHFGDVKRTETGGKGLDGVLEKAPDYFNPFQDMLEAP; this is encoded by the coding sequence ATGCCAGGTCCGTTCATCGAAGACGCGCGGATTGCTCACGCGCGCAAGCTGGCGGAGGACATCACCGAGCCCATCTTCGAGCTCATCCGCCGCCACACCACCGTCTCCATCGAGCGCACCGTGCTGCGCTTCTTCGGCATTTCCGATGCCGGGCCCGGAGGCGTTCCACTCGCCAATCTGATGGTCGACCGGCTGAAGGCAGCCGGAGTGCTGAACAGGGGAGCGGCGTATTGGTACGGCCGGGCCCTGCAGATGGGCGCCCGCAGTCCGCTGGAGGCCGTGGAGCGCCTGACCGCGCTGCCGGCGGAGAAGCTGGGGCCCCTCTCCCCGGAGATGGAGCACAACATCCGCGAGGCCGTCCAGGACGAGGCCCGGGCGGCCATGGACGATCTCAAGTCCCGCATCGCCCAGCGCGACGCACTGCGCAAGGAGCTGGGCAACTCTCCGGCGCCGCACAAGTACGTCATCGTGGCCACGGGCAACATCTACGACGACGTGGACCAGGCCCGGGCGGCGGCGCAGGCGGGCGCGGACATCATCGCGGTCATCCGCTCCACGGCGCAGTCGCTGCTGGACTACGTGCCCCACGGCGCCACGACCGAGGGCTACGGCGGCACGTACGCTACCCAGGAGAACTTCCGCATCATGCGCGAGGCCCTGGATGACGAGGGCCGCAAGCTCAATCGCTACATCCAGCTCACCAACTACTCGTCGGGCCTGTGCATGGCGGAGATCGCCTTCGCCGCGGCCTACGAGCGGCTGGACATGCTGCTCAACGACGCGATGTACGGAATCCTGTTCCGTGACATCAACATGCGGCGCACGTTCATCGACCAGTACTTCAGCCGCCGCATCTGCGCCCTGGCCGGCATCATCATCAACACCGGCGAGGACAACTACATCACCACCGCGGATGCCTACGAGGCGGCGCATACGGTCATCGCCAGCCAGTTCATCAACGAGAGCTTCGCCAAACGCGCGGGCCTGAAGGACTGGCAGTTGGGCCTGGGGCACTCGTACGAGATCGATCCGTACCGGCCGGAGACGCTGCTGCTGGAACTGTCGCAGGCGATGCTCATCCGCCGGTGCTTCCCCGACGCGCCGCTGAAGTACATGCCGCCCACCAAGCACAAGGAGACGGACATCTTCTTCAGCCACGCGTACGACGTGATGGCGGACCTGGTGGCCATCTGGACGCGGCAGGGCATCCAGCTGCTGGGGATGATGACGGAGGCCATGCACACGCCGCTGCTGGCGGACCGGTACGTGGCGCTCAAGGCGGCCAGCTACATCTACCGGGCGGCGGCTGGCATCGACGAGGAGTTCACCGTGCGCGAGGACGGGAAGATCGCCAACCGCGCGCGCGAGGTGTTCGGCAGGGCCATGGAGCTGCTGGAGGAGTGCCAGAAGGACGGCATGGTGGCGGCCATCGGCCGGGGCCACTTCGGTGACGTGAAGCGCACGGAGACGGGCGGCAAGGGGTTGGATGGCGTGCTGGAGAAGGCGCCGGACTACTTCAACCCGTTCCAGGACATGCTGGAGGCGCCGTGA
- a CDS encoding uracil-DNA glycosylase — MSEALDTSHELSEVLEDLRRHLLWQEEDGGRVLQVDARLAAELRGAGLARLRAQAAQSAAPAAATQVPPAARPMVPRVTPPEPERPLAARAPQQAPVRREAPPPPERLIEAPPQVRPYTGPLPGVVDGERPTLDEIRRELGDCRRCKLCSGRKNIVFGSGNPRAELVFVGEGPGADEDVQGVPFVGAAGQLLTKMIEAMGYRRDDVYICNVVKCRPPNNRNPEPDEVTACEPFLRAQLRAVQPKAIVALGKFAAQTLLRDSTPITRMRGNWREYEGIKLMPTFHPAYLLRQPAEKKKAWEDLQQVMKFFGKQPGQRG, encoded by the coding sequence GTGAGCGAAGCCCTCGATACCTCGCATGAGTTGAGCGAAGTGCTGGAGGACCTGCGCCGCCACCTCCTCTGGCAGGAGGAGGACGGTGGCCGGGTGCTTCAGGTGGATGCACGTCTGGCCGCTGAGCTGAGAGGCGCGGGCCTGGCACGTCTGCGTGCCCAGGCCGCGCAGTCCGCAGCTCCAGCCGCCGCGACCCAGGTGCCACCGGCCGCGCGCCCGATGGTCCCCCGTGTTACGCCTCCAGAACCCGAGCGCCCCCTGGCCGCGCGCGCGCCGCAGCAGGCGCCCGTCCGCCGTGAGGCCCCTCCGCCTCCAGAGAGGCTCATCGAGGCCCCGCCCCAGGTCCGCCCGTATACGGGCCCGTTGCCCGGGGTGGTGGACGGAGAGCGGCCGACGCTGGATGAGATCCGCCGCGAGTTGGGCGACTGCCGCCGCTGCAAGCTGTGCAGCGGGCGCAAGAACATCGTCTTCGGGTCGGGCAACCCGCGCGCCGAACTGGTCTTCGTGGGCGAGGGTCCCGGGGCCGACGAGGACGTGCAGGGCGTGCCCTTCGTGGGAGCCGCGGGCCAGTTGCTGACGAAGATGATCGAGGCGATGGGCTACCGTCGCGACGACGTCTACATTTGCAACGTGGTGAAGTGCCGGCCGCCGAACAACCGCAACCCCGAGCCGGACGAGGTGACGGCGTGCGAGCCGTTCCTGCGCGCGCAGCTCAGGGCGGTGCAGCCCAAGGCGATCGTGGCGCTGGGCAAGTTCGCGGCGCAGACGCTGCTGCGCGACAGCACGCCCATCACGCGGATGCGGGGCAACTGGCGCGAGTACGAGGGCATCAAGCTGATGCCCACCTTCCACCCGGCCTATCTGCTGCGCCAACCGGCGGAGAAGAAGAAGGCATGGGAGGACCTGCAACAGGTGATGAAGTTCTTCGGCAAGCAACCCGGGCAGCGCGGCTGA
- a CDS encoding NAD-dependent epimerase/dehydratase family protein: MKILITGGAGFVGASLACAFKRQDPSADVVVLDNLRRRGAELNLSRFRELGIRFFHGDIRCPGDLEDLPGTFDAFIEASAEPSVLAGLDGSPRYVLDTNLVGTLNCLEFARKRSGGLIFLSTSRVYSIEPLREIRYSEGPTRFEISPEQVHAGIGPAGISESFTTLLPRSLYGATKLASELIIQEYVHSYKMRAVINRCGVIAGPGQFGKVDQGVFTLWVANHYFKKPLRYTGFGGTGKQVRDLLHPEDLFSLLTTQLSQLDRVSGQVFNVGGGREISTSLLELSRVCEQVTGNTIPIASDPTTNPVDIPLYISDSSLAQRTFGWKPTRDVRAIVGEIAQWIGQSEALLRPLFA, encoded by the coding sequence ATGAAAATTCTCATCACGGGAGGGGCTGGCTTCGTCGGAGCCAGCCTTGCTTGCGCGTTCAAGCGGCAGGACCCATCGGCAGATGTCGTGGTCCTGGACAACCTCCGACGCCGCGGCGCCGAGCTGAACCTCTCCCGCTTCCGTGAGCTGGGCATCCGCTTCTTCCACGGAGACATCCGCTGCCCGGGTGATCTGGAGGACCTGCCCGGCACGTTCGACGCCTTCATCGAGGCCTCGGCCGAACCCAGCGTGCTGGCGGGCCTGGATGGCAGCCCCAGGTACGTCCTCGACACCAACCTCGTGGGCACCCTCAACTGCCTGGAGTTCGCGCGCAAGCGCTCCGGCGGGCTGATCTTCCTCTCCACCTCGCGCGTCTACTCCATCGAGCCGCTCCGGGAGATCCGCTACTCCGAGGGCCCCACCCGCTTCGAGATCTCCCCGGAGCAGGTGCATGCCGGCATCGGCCCCGCCGGCATCAGCGAGAGCTTCACCACCCTCCTGCCCCGCTCGCTCTACGGGGCGACGAAGCTCGCCTCCGAGCTGATCATCCAGGAGTACGTGCACAGCTACAAGATGCGCGCGGTCATCAACCGCTGCGGCGTCATCGCGGGTCCGGGCCAGTTCGGCAAGGTGGACCAGGGCGTCTTCACCCTCTGGGTGGCAAACCACTACTTCAAGAAGCCGCTGCGCTACACCGGATTCGGCGGGACGGGCAAGCAGGTGCGCGACCTGCTCCACCCCGAGGATCTGTTCTCGCTGCTCACCACGCAGCTCTCGCAGCTGGACCGCGTGAGCGGCCAGGTGTTCAACGTCGGTGGCGGCCGGGAGATCTCCACCTCGCTGCTCGAGCTCTCCCGGGTGTGCGAGCAGGTCACCGGCAACACCATCCCCATCGCGAGTGATCCCACCACCAACCCGGTGGACATCCCTCTGTACATCTCCGACTCCAGCCTCGCGCAGCGCACCTTCGGGTGGAAGCCGACGCGCGATGTGCGCGCCATCGTCGGAGAGATTGCCCAATGGATCGGTCAGAGCGAGGCGCTGCTCCGGCCCCTTTTCGCCTAG
- a CDS encoding L-erythro-3,5-diaminohexanoate dehydrogenase yields MSNDRYGLSRVIGEKGVLPQRARELDPALPCREAELLIDVESLNIDAASFKQIKDEVGAEPARIAARVQEIVRERGKMQNPVTGSGGMLIGRVKEIGPKHPAHGVLQPGDRIATLVSLSLTPLVIEEVKAVHPSIDRVDIRGHAILFATGLYAKLPTDMPDTLALAALDVCGAPALVARWVRPGMTVAVLGAGKSGALCLAQARRDLKGQGRLLALDISEQALATLKGLGLCDITVKVDATQAVDVMEAVSRATDGALCDLVINCASVGNTEMASILSVKDGGAVIFFSMATSFTAAALGAEGVGKDVTMLVGNGYVPGHAELTLELLRAEPALRRLFETRYV; encoded by the coding sequence ATGAGTAACGACCGCTACGGACTGTCCCGCGTCATCGGGGAGAAGGGCGTTCTGCCCCAGCGGGCGCGCGAGTTGGACCCCGCGCTGCCCTGCCGGGAGGCCGAGCTCCTCATCGACGTGGAGAGCCTCAACATCGACGCCGCCTCCTTCAAGCAGATCAAGGACGAGGTGGGCGCGGAACCGGCGCGCATCGCCGCCCGCGTGCAGGAGATCGTCCGTGAGCGCGGCAAGATGCAGAACCCGGTAACGGGCTCGGGCGGCATGCTCATTGGCCGGGTGAAGGAGATCGGCCCGAAGCACCCGGCGCACGGCGTGCTCCAGCCGGGAGATCGCATCGCCACGCTGGTGAGCCTCAGCCTGACGCCGCTCGTCATCGAGGAGGTGAAGGCCGTGCATCCGTCCATCGACCGGGTGGACATCCGCGGCCATGCCATCCTCTTCGCCACGGGCCTCTACGCGAAGCTGCCCACGGACATGCCGGACACGCTGGCCCTGGCGGCCCTGGATGTGTGCGGAGCGCCGGCCCTGGTGGCCCGGTGGGTGCGCCCTGGCATGACGGTGGCCGTGCTGGGAGCTGGCAAGAGCGGTGCGCTGTGCCTCGCCCAGGCGCGCCGGGACTTGAAGGGGCAGGGCAGGTTGCTGGCCCTGGACATCTCCGAGCAGGCGCTCGCCACCTTGAAGGGGCTGGGGCTGTGCGACATCACGGTGAAGGTGGACGCCACGCAGGCCGTGGACGTGATGGAGGCCGTGTCGCGGGCCACGGATGGCGCGTTGTGTGATCTGGTGATCAATTGCGCCTCGGTGGGGAACACGGAGATGGCCTCCATCCTGAGCGTGAAGGATGGAGGAGCGGTCATCTTCTTCTCCATGGCCACGAGCTTCACCGCGGCGGCCCTGGGAGCCGAGGGCGTGGGCAAGGACGTCACCATGCTCGTGGGGAACGGGTACGTGCCGGGCCACGCCGAGCTCACCCTGGAACTGCTGCGCGCCGAACCCGCGCTGCGCCGCCTCTTCGAAACGCGTTACGTATAG